In Spirobacillus cienkowskii, a genomic segment contains:
- the fabG gene encoding 3-oxoacyl-[acyl-carrier-protein] reductase codes for MEITEKKQIIYADVAKNICNIYTQNLLTGKIALVTGGSRGIGRAISIAFGALGAKVIVNYAGNSQAAEEVVTEIKNNGGMATCVKFDVSDHALVQETMKALEKEHGSIDILVNNAGISKDNLFVKFKEDEWDQTLDTNLKGAFNCSKAVTMGMMKKRSGKIINISSVIGLTGNAGQSAYAASKAGVIGLTKSLARELASRNVQVNAIAPGYISTDMTNALDTAVTNKIIDSIPAAKIGDPLEIASAAVFLASPAGAYVTGQTLAVDGGMTMC; via the coding sequence ATGGAAATCACAGAAAAAAAACAAATTATTTATGCAGATGTTGCTAAAAATATTTGCAATATCTACACCCAAAATTTACTAACAGGAAAAATTGCACTTGTAACAGGTGGCTCTAGGGGAATTGGTCGTGCAATTTCAATCGCTTTTGGCGCGCTGGGTGCAAAGGTAATCGTAAATTATGCCGGTAATTCTCAAGCCGCTGAGGAGGTTGTCACCGAAATTAAAAATAATGGGGGCATGGCAACATGTGTTAAATTCGACGTTTCCGATCACGCACTTGTGCAAGAAACAATGAAAGCGCTTGAAAAAGAACACGGCAGCATTGATATCCTTGTTAATAACGCAGGTATTTCAAAAGATAATTTATTTGTAAAATTTAAAGAAGACGAATGGGATCAAACGTTAGATACAAACCTAAAGGGAGCATTCAACTGCTCTAAAGCAGTAACTATGGGCATGATGAAAAAGAGATCTGGAAAAATTATAAATATATCATCGGTTATTGGTCTTACTGGGAATGCAGGACAATCCGCTTATGCAGCTAGCAAAGCAGGAGTCATCGGTTTAACAAAATCTCTCGCACGAGAATTGGCATCACGAAATGTTCAAGTGAATGCAATTGCTCCCGGTTATATTTCTACCGATATGACAAACGCCTTAGACACTGCTGTTACCAACAAAATTATTGACTCCATACCAGCAGCAAAAATTGGTGACCCTCTAGAAATTGCAAGTGCCGCCGTATTTTTAGCAAGTCCAGCGGGAGCATATGTTACAGGGCAAACGTTAGCTGTCGATGGCGGCATGACGATGTGTTAA
- a CDS encoding RsmB/NOP family class I SAM-dependent RNA methyltransferase, with translation MPDGLKSSLKMHAGRYQHLYRLWNLAFAGNELAQMDKWLAKELAQNTKFGSRDRRWYSEYFFAGLRHSYFALFCEEFFENKIPLSELSVFIINFKLKFSNLNSVLENLRSVNKEKFFVWIFLRYLYKKEQNFFDENYFNLNIEDYSIRKNIFESLINYFTSNKELQNQCLFYSIPFYFLELLQERILFSNWDRKTQDYFFNYLDTRPPVWLRLNNLKNLNRVEQGLVKKNYLFEIKNKNSIKIFSEKINFSELDSYRLGDFEVQDYASQLIGQHVNVKLGQKVWDACAGGGGKTIQIASLLNNTGIIYASDIREYKLNEIKQRARKANFFNVRTVYWDGMEPPQFAPEIHANGGFDWVLVDAPCSSLGTLRRSPDVKYKVSLKNLQTFHDLQVKILSSASKAVKKGAHLVYATCSWTCLENEAVVEQFLKDHLEFKLVEQKMLGSPHENADIMFVAVLTHRHAAIDS, from the coding sequence ATGCCCGATGGATTAAAATCATCGTTAAAAATGCATGCTGGGCGTTATCAGCATTTATATCGGTTGTGGAATTTAGCTTTTGCAGGTAATGAACTTGCGCAAATGGATAAATGGCTAGCAAAAGAATTAGCACAAAACACAAAGTTTGGTAGCCGTGATAGGCGTTGGTATAGTGAGTATTTTTTTGCGGGTTTACGCCATAGTTATTTTGCTTTGTTTTGTGAAGAATTTTTTGAAAATAAAATACCTCTTTCAGAGTTAAGTGTCTTTATTATAAATTTTAAATTAAAATTTAGTAATTTAAATTCTGTGTTAGAAAATTTGCGTTCAGTTAATAAAGAAAAATTTTTTGTTTGGATATTTTTACGTTATTTATACAAAAAAGAACAAAATTTTTTTGATGAAAATTATTTTAATTTGAACATTGAAGATTATTCAATTAGAAAAAATATTTTTGAATCTTTAATAAACTACTTTACTTCTAATAAAGAACTACAAAATCAGTGTTTGTTTTATAGTATTCCTTTTTATTTTTTAGAATTACTACAAGAAAGAATTCTTTTTTCTAATTGGGATAGAAAAACACAAGATTATTTTTTTAATTATTTAGATACTCGTCCACCTGTTTGGCTTAGACTTAATAATTTAAAGAATTTAAATAGAGTTGAGCAAGGTCTTGTTAAAAAAAATTATTTATTTGAAATAAAGAATAAAAATTCTATAAAAATTTTTTCTGAGAAAATAAATTTTTCTGAATTAGATTCTTACCGATTGGGTGATTTTGAGGTGCAAGATTATGCAAGCCAGCTAATTGGACAGCATGTAAACGTGAAATTAGGACAAAAAGTTTGGGATGCTTGCGCCGGTGGCGGTGGTAAAACAATTCAAATCGCTAGTTTGCTCAATAACACTGGGATAATTTATGCTTCTGACATTCGAGAGTACAAATTAAATGAAATTAAACAACGTGCGCGTAAAGCTAATTTTTTTAATGTTCGTACTGTCTATTGGGATGGAATGGAGCCGCCGCAATTTGCACCAGAAATTCATGCAAATGGTGGTTTTGATTGGGTGCTTGTGGATGCTCCGTGTTCTTCTTTGGGCACGTTAAGAAGAAGTCCTGATGTTAAATACAAAGTGTCTCTTAAAAATTTACAGACATTTCATGATCTTCAAGTTAAAATATTATCAAGTGCAAGCAAAGCGGTAAAAAAAGGTGCGCATCTTGTTTATGCGACATGTAGTTGGACTTGCCTTGAAAATGAAGCTGTAGTTGAGCAGTTTTTAAAAGATCACTTAGAATTTAAATTGGTTGAACAAAAGATGTTGGGATCTCCTCATGAAAATGCAGATATTATGTTTGTTGCGGTGTTAACACATCGTCATGCCGCCATCGACAGCTAA
- the der gene encoding ribosome biogenesis GTPase Der, producing the protein MTLRTYTRLVALVGRPNVGKSSLFNRIIRQRKSLVHDEPGVTRDRIFGRAEHNGESFYLCDTGGFEPTSRDNIKIQLVEQAEMAIEEAETVIFVVDGREGIHPIDNELIKRLRKSEKNFVVCVNKCDLPKDDIFMEEFRKLGVQKIFPVSAEHNRGISDLLDAATEIFSNYPKDKSEDPANPPIKLSIIGRPNVGKSSILNRLVGEARSIVDERPGTTRDAVDVLIKYHGRQLKVIDTAGIRRKSRMADKLEKFSAFRSVACLEDADVSILVINAEDGATDGDARVAGFAFELRKPILIVVNKWDLIKDKTSKTVAEFTEKLHLDLKYLRYAPIVFVSALENLRVSKLIPMCLDLYDQSAKRNSTSQVNNVLKEILLKHTPPLIKNKSKRVKFFYATQVGVNPPRFIIFCSHPKDLHFSYKRYVENSFREAFGYKDIPVSIIFRERTRSPLDENGERNKKSTGARFHKDRNYDDDIRSVSFDDLKQLDASDIEFYDDDSEE; encoded by the coding sequence ATGACTCTCAGAACTTACACTCGATTGGTTGCCTTAGTAGGACGTCCTAACGTTGGGAAAAGCTCTTTGTTCAACCGTATAATACGTCAGAGAAAAAGTTTAGTACATGACGAACCAGGGGTTACAAGGGATCGCATTTTTGGCAGAGCAGAACACAATGGAGAAAGTTTTTATTTGTGTGATACGGGAGGGTTTGAGCCAACTTCTAGAGATAACATTAAAATTCAGTTGGTTGAGCAAGCTGAAATGGCCATTGAAGAAGCTGAAACAGTTATTTTTGTGGTTGATGGCCGCGAAGGAATTCATCCAATTGATAATGAACTTATTAAAAGGTTAAGAAAGTCAGAAAAAAATTTCGTTGTTTGCGTTAACAAATGTGATTTGCCAAAAGATGATATTTTTATGGAAGAGTTTAGAAAACTTGGAGTGCAAAAGATTTTTCCTGTAAGCGCTGAACATAATAGAGGAATTAGCGATCTTTTGGACGCTGCAACAGAAATATTTTCAAACTATCCTAAAGATAAAAGCGAAGATCCTGCTAACCCACCAATTAAACTCTCCATTATTGGTCGTCCAAATGTAGGCAAATCGTCTATTTTAAATCGATTGGTAGGAGAAGCTCGTTCTATAGTTGATGAAAGACCGGGAACAACTCGTGATGCTGTTGATGTTCTTATTAAATATCATGGCAGACAGTTAAAAGTTATAGATACTGCAGGAATTCGAAGAAAGAGCCGAATGGCCGATAAGCTCGAAAAATTTTCTGCTTTTAGAAGTGTGGCTTGTTTAGAAGACGCTGATGTGTCTATTTTAGTAATTAATGCTGAAGATGGCGCAACAGATGGCGATGCCCGTGTTGCTGGCTTTGCATTTGAACTTCGCAAGCCAATTTTAATTGTAGTGAACAAATGGGATCTGATTAAAGATAAAACCTCAAAAACAGTTGCAGAATTTACTGAAAAACTTCATTTAGATTTAAAGTATTTGCGCTATGCACCAATAGTTTTTGTCAGTGCACTCGAAAATTTGCGCGTGAGTAAATTAATACCAATGTGCCTTGATTTGTATGATCAAAGTGCAAAAAGAAATTCTACATCGCAAGTTAACAATGTATTAAAAGAAATTTTATTAAAGCACACACCACCTTTAATTAAAAATAAATCTAAAAGAGTTAAGTTTTTTTATGCAACACAAGTGGGCGTGAATCCCCCTCGTTTTATAATTTTTTGTTCTCATCCTAAAGATTTACACTTTAGTTATAAACGTTACGTTGAAAATTCATTTCGTGAAGCGTTTGGTTATAAGGATATTCCAGTTTCTATTATTTTTAGAGAAAGAACCCGTTCTCCGCTTGATGAAAATGGTGAGCGTAATAAAAAATCTACAGGCGCGCGTTTTCACAAAGATCGCAATTATGATGATGACATTCGTTCTGTGTCTTTTGATGATTTAAAGCAATTGGATGCTTCTGATATTGAATTTTATGATGATGATTCTGAGGAATAA
- a CDS encoding CCA tRNA nucleotidyltransferase, whose amino-acid sequence MKHKVIFKNKKFSPYSSVRKSKIYIAAKQICAILQKNKFDAYIVGGAIRDLYIRPNVVPKDLDIATSANPNDVHKIFKSSKFVGEAFGVCLVNLNNLQFEVTSFRKEGKYINKRKPENISKGTFLEDSNRRDFTINSLYYDPIKKLIIDPHNGINDIKNKIIQCVGNPNDRFQEDVLRILRMIRFAANLNFNISKESLQAAKKEIKEIVHLSKERILLEFQKVKIGRFFYFIDNIHNMFEIKNLFYLNNSFNFLVKSNNNDNKLSLEKIKIGTQFNFFNFFKTLLFKYEVKKNHKDDFINVIDSWPISIDDKKICLLFFKCIYIKEFFPEKTDVELIDFIFFEKIYIINEICKNISYGVLTNLSIFIKDSLLSETLYKFINIKSKQKSLFINSSEVVSYIEKNKINKKYIATTLKYMQYIYLKKGYIPKIESALSFKKDFFIEYFSIKNK is encoded by the coding sequence GTGAAACATAAAGTTATTTTTAAAAATAAGAAATTTTCTCCTTACTCAAGCGTACGTAAATCAAAAATTTATATAGCTGCTAAACAAATATGTGCAATTCTTCAAAAAAATAAATTTGACGCATATATTGTTGGAGGAGCAATCAGAGACCTATATATCAGACCAAATGTTGTGCCTAAAGATCTCGACATTGCAACATCAGCCAACCCAAATGATGTTCATAAAATTTTTAAAAGCTCAAAATTTGTTGGCGAAGCATTCGGTGTTTGCCTTGTAAATTTAAATAATTTACAATTTGAAGTGACAAGTTTTAGAAAGGAAGGGAAATATATAAATAAAAGAAAACCCGAAAATATATCTAAAGGAACATTTTTAGAAGACTCAAATAGAAGAGATTTTACTATAAATTCTTTATACTATGATCCTATAAAAAAATTAATTATTGATCCACATAATGGAATAAATGATATTAAAAACAAAATCATTCAATGCGTTGGTAATCCTAACGATAGATTTCAAGAAGATGTTCTTAGAATACTTAGAATGATTAGATTTGCAGCAAATCTCAATTTTAACATTTCTAAGGAATCCTTACAGGCAGCTAAAAAGGAAATAAAAGAAATTGTTCATTTGAGTAAAGAAAGAATTTTACTTGAATTTCAAAAAGTAAAAATTGGTCGATTTTTTTACTTTATAGATAACATTCATAATATGTTTGAAATAAAAAATTTATTTTATTTAAATAATAGTTTTAATTTTTTAGTAAAATCTAACAATAATGATAATAAGTTATCATTAGAAAAAATAAAAATTGGCACCCAATTTAATTTTTTTAATTTTTTTAAAACTTTATTATTTAAATATGAAGTTAAAAAAAATCATAAAGATGATTTTATTAATGTAATAGATTCTTGGCCGATTAGTATTGATGATAAAAAAATATGTCTACTTTTTTTTAAATGCATATATATAAAAGAATTTTTTCCAGAAAAAACTGATGTTGAACTAATAGATTTTATTTTTTTTGAAAAAATTTATATAATTAATGAAATTTGTAAAAATATTTCTTATGGTGTATTGACCAATTTATCCATATTTATAAAAGATAGCTTACTTAGTGAAACTCTTTATAAATTTATAAATATTAAATCTAAACAAAAGTCTCTATTCATCAACTCGTCAGAGGTTGTATCGTACATTGAAAAAAACAAGATAAATAAAAAATACATTGCCACTACATTAAAATACATGCAGTATATTTATTTAAAAAAAGGTTATATTCCAAAAATAGAAAGCGCATTGTCTTTTAAGAAAGATTTTTTTATTGAGTACTTTAGTATAAAAAATAAATGA
- a CDS encoding substrate-binding periplasmic protein — translation MKLLTILLASLFLHFNAISTELIYIDYQHRPPFFENNLSTNKIESGILYKLSKRILDKTKINVEFIETPLPRTITKMKEKKERVCISYALFDAARKEFGNYSNPYYKEKRNVIVFRKKDKRFKNNKSIKDLLKNEPVSFLVKRGYSYGAYVDDILQKFKNYDRNDNYNNESLFNNLFITYLDNAGMLKQIEMSRSDYMLISLTEYEYLENQYKSITKNLSYRFISDMPEGNKRYFLCSKNIEEETIEVINKAIKSTVGKI, via the coding sequence ATGAAATTATTAACTATATTATTAGCTAGTTTATTTTTACATTTCAATGCTATATCAACAGAGCTCATTTATATTGACTATCAACATAGACCTCCTTTCTTTGAAAATAATCTTAGCACAAATAAAATTGAATCAGGAATACTATATAAACTTAGTAAAAGAATTCTCGATAAAACAAAAATCAATGTAGAATTTATTGAAACACCTTTACCCAGAACAATTACTAAAATGAAAGAAAAAAAAGAACGTGTTTGTATATCCTACGCGCTTTTTGATGCTGCAAGAAAAGAATTTGGAAATTATAGCAATCCATATTACAAAGAAAAAAGAAACGTAATAGTGTTTAGAAAAAAAGATAAAAGATTTAAAAATAATAAATCAATTAAAGACCTACTTAAAAACGAACCCGTTTCATTTTTAGTTAAAAGAGGTTATTCATATGGCGCTTATGTTGACGATATCCTTCAAAAATTTAAAAATTATGACAGAAACGATAACTATAACAACGAATCATTGTTTAATAATCTTTTTATAACATATCTTGACAATGCAGGAATGCTAAAACAAATTGAAATGTCTCGATCAGATTACATGCTTATTTCTTTAACTGAATATGAATATTTAGAAAATCAATACAAATCAATTACAAAAAACTTAAGCTATAGATTTATTAGTGATATGCCAGAAGGGAATAAAAGATACTTTTTATGCTCAAAAAATATCGAAGAAGAAACTATAGAAGTCATTAACAAAGCAATAAAAAGTACAGTTGGTAAAATTTAA
- a CDS encoding aldehyde dehydrogenase family protein: MHKLSLKIPSNEMIINPREIDAEWLKYSESVKKIPKNIDIPMVINGKNVFSNAKIKNLNPSNGEILGSYQQADSSHSQLAIEAALSAKEQWSRLSPETRIQKFRDLENVLLKWKYELCAVSSVECGYNAYETYVEWAELMDFVRFNNYFYAELLAEQLGDGWGETNQLKLRPLKGFTCAVTPFNFPQAIGYHLPLVMALTGNTVVWKPSEDAVMSGFMLMLALEEAGFPPGVINMITGEGKLCLPSILTHPELTALNFTGSFLTARAFGNYLFNTEYSRNNFPRFIAETGGKDFLVADSDLDFVETARCIVQGAFGRSGQKCSANSVVLVDEMAWSGLKTALLNEANSLVISNSIDRKCDVGPVINERQFNKITGYIDRAKKDKNCKIICGGNYDKSNGYYVYPTIIEIYADKHELLSEEIFGPVVAVRTYKKFEDVLSIISQHNYRLTGSVVSRNEYFLEKSVPLLSQLAGNFYVNRKTTGAIVNMQPFGGDGASGTNGKAGGKWYLLNFISQGTITRRNTFTTTSSVFEKMK; the protein is encoded by the coding sequence ATGCATAAACTATCATTGAAAATTCCGTCTAACGAAATGATTATTAACCCTAGGGAGATTGATGCTGAATGGCTAAAATATTCAGAATCTGTTAAAAAAATACCTAAAAATATTGATATTCCAATGGTTATTAATGGAAAAAATGTTTTTTCAAATGCAAAAATTAAAAACTTAAATCCTTCTAATGGTGAAATACTTGGTAGTTATCAACAAGCGGATAGTTCTCATTCGCAATTAGCAATAGAAGCTGCGCTGAGTGCAAAAGAACAATGGTCGCGTTTAAGTCCAGAAACAAGAATTCAAAAATTTAGAGATTTAGAAAATGTTTTGCTAAAATGGAAGTATGAGCTTTGTGCTGTATCTAGCGTAGAATGTGGTTATAACGCCTATGAAACATACGTTGAATGGGCAGAGCTTATGGATTTTGTAAGATTTAATAATTATTTTTATGCAGAATTACTTGCAGAACAATTGGGTGATGGTTGGGGAGAGACCAACCAATTAAAATTGCGACCATTGAAAGGCTTTACCTGTGCTGTAACTCCATTTAATTTTCCACAGGCAATTGGTTATCACTTACCTCTTGTTATGGCGTTAACAGGGAATACTGTGGTTTGGAAACCATCTGAAGATGCGGTGATGAGCGGCTTTATGTTGATGTTGGCACTTGAAGAAGCGGGTTTTCCACCTGGAGTTATTAATATGATTACAGGAGAAGGAAAGCTTTGTTTGCCTTCAATTCTAACCCATCCAGAGCTGACTGCATTAAATTTTACAGGCAGTTTTTTAACTGCCAGAGCATTTGGCAATTATTTATTTAATACAGAGTACTCGAGAAACAATTTTCCACGCTTTATTGCAGAAACTGGTGGAAAAGATTTTTTAGTTGCTGATAGTGATCTTGATTTTGTTGAAACCGCTAGATGTATTGTGCAAGGCGCTTTTGGGAGAAGTGGTCAAAAGTGTTCTGCTAATAGTGTTGTATTAGTGGATGAAATGGCTTGGTCAGGGCTTAAAACTGCATTATTAAATGAAGCTAATTCTTTAGTTATCAGTAATTCTATTGATAGAAAATGTGATGTTGGACCCGTTATCAATGAAAGACAATTTAATAAAATAACTGGATATATTGATAGAGCAAAAAAAGATAAAAATTGTAAAATTATTTGTGGCGGTAATTACGATAAGTCAAATGGATACTATGTATATCCAACTATTATTGAAATTTATGCAGATAAACATGAATTATTATCGGAAGAAATTTTTGGTCCCGTAGTGGCTGTTAGAACTTATAAAAAATTTGAAGATGTATTATCAATAATTTCTCAACATAATTATAGATTAACAGGTAGTGTTGTGAGTCGAAATGAATATTTTTTAGAAAAATCGGTGCCTTTATTGAGTCAATTAGCAGGTAATTTTTATGTTAATAGAAAAACGACAGGAGCAATTGTTAACATGCAGCCTTTTGGTGGCGATGGAGCTAGCGGGACAAATGGTAAAGCAGGCGGAAAATGGTATCTACTAAATTTTATTTCTCAAGGTACTATTACAAGAAGAAATACTTTTACAACAACATCTTCTGTATTTGAAAAAATGAAATAA
- a CDS encoding KamA family radical SAM protein: MPFVKPNEFHVKLSSNQKSITQTGARLFGVEEELFTNWRWQMKSQIQTQDDLVGIVNLAQKEIEGFKKLNKFFHAGISPYSISLMDFSNDFDPVKLQLMPQLEELKDRFGVSDPLKELGNSPVKEMVHVYKDRVAWCVAQLCPVYCRYCFRKRRDGEEGLHFNPKIIEKGLEYIASNKNIRDVLITGGDPFIAHDKTIENLLKKLRDIKHVEIIRFGTRTPVSLPYRITEEFADMLAQYHPIWINTHFNSAQELTPEAVSAIDTLLKRGIPIGNQSVFLKNVNDNVDSLRKLVNGLVKMRVRPYYIYHPQIVEGTEHLRIPIEKGLDVIKELRGSTTGFANPQYVLDTPTGKIPLSPNHVLARDGEFVIVEQLNSEPWAEPSPLEGYTPKKSLPSKSFPFAQRIHN; encoded by the coding sequence ATGCCTTTTGTGAAACCAAATGAATTTCATGTAAAACTCTCATCAAATCAAAAAAGCATCACACAAACAGGTGCTCGTTTATTTGGTGTGGAAGAGGAATTATTTACAAACTGGCGTTGGCAAATGAAATCACAAATTCAGACTCAAGATGATTTGGTTGGTATTGTCAATTTAGCTCAAAAAGAAATTGAGGGTTTTAAAAAATTAAATAAATTTTTTCATGCGGGGATAAGTCCTTACTCAATTTCATTGATGGATTTTTCAAACGATTTCGATCCGGTTAAATTGCAGCTTATGCCGCAGTTAGAAGAACTTAAAGATCGTTTTGGAGTTTCTGATCCATTAAAAGAACTGGGAAACTCTCCTGTTAAAGAGATGGTTCATGTTTATAAGGACAGAGTCGCATGGTGTGTTGCACAGCTTTGTCCCGTATATTGTAGATACTGTTTTAGAAAAAGAAGAGACGGAGAAGAAGGTCTTCATTTTAATCCAAAAATTATTGAAAAAGGTCTTGAGTATATTGCAAGTAATAAAAATATTAGAGATGTTTTAATTACAGGCGGCGATCCTTTTATTGCTCATGATAAAACTATTGAAAATTTATTAAAAAAATTGCGGGATATTAAACATGTAGAAATTATTCGATTTGGTACTAGAACTCCGGTTTCGTTACCTTATAGAATTACCGAAGAATTTGCTGACATGCTTGCGCAGTATCATCCTATTTGGATAAATACTCATTTTAATTCTGCACAAGAGCTTACACCAGAAGCAGTTTCTGCTATCGATACTTTGTTAAAAAGAGGAATTCCAATTGGTAATCAGTCAGTATTTTTAAAAAACGTTAACGATAACGTAGATAGTTTAAGAAAGTTGGTAAATGGTCTTGTGAAAATGAGGGTGCGGCCCTATTATATTTATCATCCACAAATTGTTGAAGGAACTGAACATTTAAGAATTCCAATTGAAAAAGGTTTAGATGTTATTAAAGAACTGAGAGGATCCACAACTGGATTTGCAAATCCCCAGTATGTTCTTGACACGCCAACAGGAAAAATACCTCTATCTCCTAATCATGTATTGGCAAGAGATGGAGAATTTGTTATTGTAGAGCAATTAAATTCAGAACCATGGGCTGAGCCAAGCCCGCTTGAAGGTTACACTCCTAAAAAAAGTCTTCCAAGTAAAAGTTTTCCTTTTGCACAACGAATTCATAATTAA
- a CDS encoding FtsX-like permease family protein yields MSANSKAIRFLLYRYLFSSWASKSRRSSAAIGVLLPVLGVAIGVFAFIVVLSVMSGFVTNIKSNLLSMQAHIEIVSLEKGKQISESKELIKNIKNLSPEILSIAPYQSGDIILQAGNKGQMARLEGIDPNLAENTLEIQKFLSNGINLNILNRKIPAENITNSELFPTIIIGEDLMEQLGLNIGDSITLVSTIPDDGPGGLAPMQLPVVIAGNLKTNNFAFSQKKVLSSLKTTNQFFQNENTWLGLQAKIQNPLGADKLAHNLNISLKNMGLQARPWTETNRALLKALSLERWGMSFVMLMIILVGCFSISISLLLSIRRKSREMAILRSLGFEQLDLSKLFLWQGFSIGLAGVLIGLLLGGICLYFIHNYQIPFITSSYSNKPLPIQVNLIDLIFISIGSILLAMFAAVWPAIEVKNLNVIEVLSVRK; encoded by the coding sequence ATGTCAGCCAATTCAAAAGCAATACGATTTTTACTTTATCGCTATCTTTTTTCTTCTTGGGCAAGTAAGTCAAGAAGAAGTTCTGCTGCGATTGGAGTATTACTGCCAGTTCTAGGGGTTGCTATTGGTGTTTTTGCATTTATAGTGGTTTTAAGTGTTATGTCTGGTTTTGTAACCAATATAAAGTCAAACCTTCTTAGTATGCAAGCACATATCGAAATAGTATCTCTAGAAAAAGGAAAACAAATTTCTGAAAGCAAAGAATTAATAAAAAACATAAAAAATTTATCTCCAGAAATTCTATCAATTGCTCCCTATCAAAGCGGAGATATCATCTTACAAGCTGGAAATAAAGGTCAAATGGCTAGGCTTGAAGGAATTGATCCAAATTTAGCAGAAAACACTCTCGAAATCCAAAAATTTCTCTCAAATGGTATTAATTTAAATATATTAAACCGCAAAATACCTGCTGAAAACATTACCAACTCAGAATTATTTCCAACTATAATTATTGGAGAAGACCTAATGGAGCAATTAGGTTTAAATATAGGTGACAGTATAACACTTGTTTCAACCATTCCTGATGATGGACCAGGAGGTCTTGCTCCAATGCAATTGCCAGTCGTGATCGCTGGTAATTTAAAAACAAATAATTTTGCTTTTAGCCAAAAAAAAGTTCTCAGTTCGCTTAAAACAACCAACCAGTTTTTTCAAAATGAAAATACCTGGCTTGGACTACAAGCTAAAATCCAAAATCCTTTAGGTGCCGATAAATTAGCTCATAATTTAAATATTTCTTTAAAAAATATGGGATTGCAAGCACGACCCTGGACCGAAACAAACAGAGCCTTACTCAAAGCGCTTAGTCTTGAGCGCTGGGGGATGAGTTTTGTAATGCTTATGATTATTCTTGTTGGATGTTTTAGTATCTCAATTTCTTTGTTATTATCAATTCGTAGAAAATCAAGAGAAATGGCTATTTTGCGAAGCTTAGGCTTTGAACAACTCGATCTTAGCAAACTTTTTTTATGGCAAGGTTTTTCAATTGGATTGGCGGGGGTTTTAATTGGTTTACTCCTTGGCGGAATTTGTCTTTATTTTATTCATAACTACCAAATACCTTTTATCACTAGTTCATATTCTAACAAACCATTACCAATTCAAGTTAATTTAATTGACCTTATTTTTATCTCAATTGGAAGCATATTGCTTGCTATGTTTGCAGCAGTTTGGCCAGCTATAGAGGTTAAAAATCTTAATGTAATAGAAGTACTTTCTGTGCGTAAATAA
- a CDS encoding ABC transporter ATP-binding protein, which produces MIAIQVQNLKKTYKVGGEDLHALNNISFQVFKGEVVAVVGESGSGKSTLLHILGTLDSPTSGVIKIDNKNPFEKNDKSISVFRNLHIGFIFQHNNLLQEFTALENVMMPGLIAGRSTKDTQNKARLLLENVGLLKRQDHFPNQLSGGEQQRVAIARSLINDPVLILADEPSGNLDSKNAALIHNLFQEINQKFKTTIIVVTHNKEFAATLPRRIQLRDGNILSDDFRKQQTEIRP; this is translated from the coding sequence GTGATTGCGATACAAGTTCAAAATTTAAAAAAAACTTACAAAGTAGGCGGAGAAGATCTTCATGCTTTAAACAATATATCCTTTCAAGTTTTTAAAGGAGAAGTGGTTGCTGTTGTGGGCGAAAGTGGCTCTGGCAAAAGCACTCTTTTGCACATACTAGGCACTCTTGATTCTCCAACTTCTGGAGTTATCAAAATAGATAATAAAAATCCGTTCGAAAAAAATGATAAGTCTATTAGTGTTTTTAGAAATTTACATATTGGATTTATTTTCCAACACAATAATCTTTTACAAGAATTTACGGCTCTCGAAAACGTAATGATGCCAGGCTTAATTGCAGGCCGTTCGACAAAAGACACCCAGAATAAAGCTAGGCTACTACTTGAAAATGTAGGCTTGCTTAAACGACAAGACCATTTTCCAAACCAACTCAGTGGAGGAGAACAACAAAGAGTTGCAATAGCCCGTTCACTTATCAATGACCCTGTTTTGATTTTAGCAGATGAACCTTCTGGGAATTTAGATTCTAAAAATGCAGCCCTTATTCACAATCTTTTTCAAGAAATCAATCAAAAATTTAAAACAACAATAATTGTTGTGACGCATAATAAGGAATTTGCGGCTACCCTGCCTAGAAGGATTCAATTACGCGATGGCAACATATTGTCTGATGATTTTAGAAAACAACAAACCGAAATTAGACCTTGA